From the Montipora capricornis isolate CH-2021 chromosome 2, ASM3666992v2, whole genome shotgun sequence genome, one window contains:
- the LOC138035118 gene encoding uncharacterized protein has protein sequence MIRQPSSTMIVGPSGSGKTQLTEALLTEGGVFEGGQTKPCHYCYAVWQPRFERMKGRGIRFHEGIPDIDHLRHWFGKSQGGILVLDDLMDEGGNDKRVLDLFTRESHHRNITVLYLCQDLFPSGKYAKTISRNAHYLFVFKNPNDQSGFRALTLQAFPDRWRDVLRLFEKCTQRPYGYIMMDLHPASDDRYRLFSCVTQSDGPTQVWKRE, from the coding sequence AtgatacggcaacccagtagtACGATGATCGTCGGTCCATCGGGGAGTGGCAAGACGCAATTGACCGAAGCGCTCTTGACGGAAGGAGGTGTCTTTGAAGGAGGTCAGACCAAACCGTGTCATTACTGTTATGCCGTATGGCAACCGCGTTTCGAACGGATGAAAGGTCGTGGGATCCGATTTCACGAAGGGATCCCCGACATCGATCATCTTCGACATTGGTTTGGAAAAAGTCAAGGTGGAATCCTGGTCTTGGACGATCTCATGGACGAAGGAGGGAACGACAAACGCGTGTTGGACCTATTCACTCGAGAATCGCATCATCGGAACATTACGGTGTTGTATTTGTGTCAAGATTTGTTTCCATCCGGCAAATATGCCAAGACCATCTCCAGGAATGCCCATTATCTCTTCGTGTTCAAGAATCCTAATGATCAATCGGGATTTCGGGCCTTGACGTTGCAAGCCTTTCCCGATCGATGGCGTGACGTTCTTCGTCTCTTCGAAAAGTGTACGCAACGCCCGTACGGGTATATAATGATGGATCTTCATCCCGCTTCAGACGATCGGTACCGCCTGTTCAGTTGTGTGACACAATCTGATGGTCCGACCCAAGTGTGGAAACGTGAATGA
- the LOC138035134 gene encoding uncharacterized protein F54H12.2-like, whose product MSLELFTMPSTDITVDSYRMVPYSAAMTGIVPITFTVPGLDEFVDLGRSFFEIELKLNSASTNGIVSDANSASDANNTKFVYVTNNLAHGLFKQINLRLGGVLMSEQTDTYMYKSFIETILNYSRDEGSTLLSPQGWVNYTNVEEQLGATGGDDDISTTAGWAQNNTNALKTATKLFYGNNKATMIMYPHLAAMRTGRLLVPRVEMVMELFCNTPDLFLFGTKTSGTGVKNYVTLGAGDIKVTFHLCRVNLNVSVGNALMTKIDVKGQLANYPMVKSQIRTFSFDGKTTLWTEDQLFTGRLPDRLVVGLLDSKAFNGDLEYYPYAFQDFGVKSIRQLVGGEEYPYPTLELNGTNTRKDWLGYQRLLEASGSLANHRPHMIQPGDWGYGKNCTLFAFNNVPSGNADSPYHRNPKQKGKLRLEIRFNAAPNKNITILVFGEFEDSFQAGTNGNIVYQKYE is encoded by the coding sequence atgagtCTGGAACTGTTTACCATGCCGTCGACGGACATCACGGTCGATTCGTACCGGATGGTGCCGTACAGTGCAGCCATGACGGGCATCGTGCCCATCACCTTTACCGTTCCTGGTTTGGACGAATTTGTGGATTTGGGACgcagtttttttgaaatcgaACTGAAACTGAATTCGGCGTCGACCAATGGCATCGTGTCGGATGCCAACAGTGCCTCAGATGCCAACAACACCAAGTTTGTGTACGTCACCAACAATCTAGCCCATGGTCTCTTCAAGCAGATCAATCTAAGACTGGGTGGTGTCTTGATGAGCGAACAGACGGatacgtacatgtacaagtcCTTCATCGAAACCATCTTGAATTACAGTCGAGACGAAGGCAGTACTTTGCTGTCCCCTCAAGGTTGGGTGAATTACACGAACGTGGAGGAACAACTGGGGGCCACGGGAGGCGATGATGACATTTCCACCACCGCCGGATGGGCGCAAAATAATACGAATGCTTTGAAGACGGCCACCAAACTGTTTTACGGCAACAACAAAGCCACCATGATCATGTATCCTCATCTGGCCGCCATGCGAACGGGACGTTTGTTGGTCCCTCGCGTAGAAATGGTGATGGAACTGTTTTGCAACACACCAGACCTTTTTCTGTTTGGGACCAAGACCAGCGGTACAGGGGTCAAAAACTATGTCACGTTGGGTGCAGGGGATATCAAAGTCACCTTTCATTTGTGCCGCGTCAACCTGAATGTCAGTGTGGGCAATGCCTTGATGACCAAGATCGATGTGAAAGGTCAATTGGCTAATTATCCCATGGTCAAAAGTCAAATCCGAACCTTTTCGTTCGATGGCAAGACCACTTTGTGGACCGAAGACCAGTTGTTTACAGGCCGTCTTCCCGACCGCTTGGTCGTCGGGCTGCTGGATAGCAAAGCGTTTAATGGGGATTTGGAGTATTACCCGTATGCCTTCCAAGATTTTGGAGTGAAGAGTATCCGTCAACTGGTGGGTGGGGAAGAATATCCCTATCCGACGTTGGAATTGAATGGCACCAATACGCGGAAAGACTGGTTGGGCTATCAACGACTCTTGGAAGCCAGTGGTTCCCTAGCGAATCATCGTCCTCACATGATCCAGCCAGGAGATTGGGGATACGGCAAGAATTGTACCTTGTTCGCGTTTAACAATGTACCTAGCGGTAATGCCGATTCACCGTATCATCGAAATCCCAAACAAAAAGGCAAGCTGCGTCTGGAAATCCGATTTAATGCCGCTCCCAATAAGAACATCACCATTTTGGTGTTTGGTGAATTCGAAGACAGCTTCCAAGCCGGTACCAACGGAAACATTGTGTATCAAAAGTACGAGTGA
- the LOC138035104 gene encoding uncharacterized protein, with amino-acid sequence MWECAWNALKQTNQDIMAFLARQHLQAPLEPRDAFYGGRTNAVRLYAHVDEEKEEEIRYDDYTSLYPWVNKYGTYPLGHPTFLYEPDTTDLSPYFGLAKCTVLPPSRLYHPVLPYRSHDKLTFPLCRTCVEENISKPLLEKTHACHHTDEERVLVGTWCTPELDVAVQKGYVIQHVHEAWHFDQQRTGLFQSYVDTWLQIKEEASGWPEGCTTPAQKQAHVDAYYAREGIRLDPTKIEKNPGLRALAKMMLNSMWGKFGQRINKTQVREFTEPQLFIEFLDSDQHDVRYVSSLTEDRVEVHYKLQTHDVLPSPNLNIFIAAFTTCHARLRLYRALDHLGERVLYFDTDSVVYLHRPGDPPLDPPRGAYLGDFKDELDAGDTIVEFCSGGPKNYGYKTKKENLVCKVRGFSLNVEGMTQLNYDVLRQNTLDELHRPLDKPRTTRVTQSHTIQRNAKTYTLQTQPSHKDYRLVYSKRVLDPTTAQTYPYGYERFTDEDLDLAQVLADLFA; translated from the coding sequence ATGTGGGAATGCGCCTGGAACGCCCTCAAACAAACCAACCAGGACATCATGGCCTTTCTAGCCCGTCAACACCTCCAAGCCCCCCTTGAACCACGCGATGCTTTTTACGGAGGTCGGACCAATGCCGTACGTCTCTACGCTCACGTCGACGAGGAGAAGGAGGAAGAAATCCGATACGACGATTACACGTCCTTGTATCCTTGGGTCAACAAGTACGGCACCTATCCCTTGGGACATCCCACCTTCCTGTACGAACCCGACACCACCGATCTCTCGCCTTATTTTGGTTTGGCCAAATGTACCGTCCTTCCGCCATCACGTCTCTACCATCCCGTGTTGCCTTACCGTAGTCACGACAAACTCACGTTTCCCTTGTGTCGTACTTGCGTCgaagagaacatttccaaacctcttttgGAAAAGACGCATGCCTGTCATCACACGGACGAAGAACGTGTTCTCGTCGGTACTTGGTGCACCCCCGAACTCGACGTGGCTGTACAGAAAGGTTACGTCATTCAACACGTCCACGAAGCATGGCATTTCGATCAGCAACGCACGGGACTCTTCCAATCCTACGTGGACACGTGGCTCCAAATCAAAGAAGAAGCCAGCGGTTGGCCCGAAGGATGTACCACCCCTGCTCAGAAACAAGCCCACGTCGATGCGTACTATGCTCGGGAAGGCATTCGTCTCGATCCCACCAAGATCGAAAAGAACCCTGGACTCCGAGCCCTGGCTAAGATGATGCTCAACTCCATGTGGGGCAAGTTCGGGCAACGGATCAACAAGACTCAGGTCCGAGAATTCACCGAACCTCAACTGTTCATCGAGTTCCTCGACAGCGATCAACACGATGTCCGTTATGTCAGTTCTCTGACCGAAGACCGGGTCGAAGTCCATTACAAACTCCAAACACACGATGTCTTGCCTTCACCCAACCTCAACATCTTCATAGCCGCCTTCACTACCTGTCATGCCAGACTCCGTCTCTATCGAGCCCTCGATCATCTCGGTGAACGCGTCCTCTACTTCGACACCGACTCGGTCGTCTATCTCCATCGTCCTGGCGACCCACCCTTGGACCCTCCACGAGGCGCCTACCTTGGCGACTTCAAGGATGAATTGGACGCGGGCGACACCATTGTGGAATTCTGCTCGGGCGGTCCCAAGAACTACGGTTACAAGACCAAAAAGGAAAACCTCGTATGCAAGGTCCGCGGTTTCTCCCTCAACGTCGAAGGGATGACTCAATTGAATTACGATGTCTTGCGTCAAAACACTCTGGATGAATTGCATCGTCCTCTAGACAAACCGCGTACCACCCGTGTCACGCAATCTCACACCATTCAAAGAAATGCCAAGACCTACACCTTACAAACCCAACCTTCTCACAAAGATTACCGGCTCGTCTACTCCAAACGGGTCCTAGATCCCACTACGGCCCAGACCTACCCTTACGGTTACGAACGGTTTACCGACGAGGATCTGGATCTCGCTCAAGTCTTGGCTGACCTATTTGCTTAA